One Leptodactylus fuscus isolate aLepFus1 chromosome 11, aLepFus1.hap2, whole genome shotgun sequence genomic window, GCTGTAGCTTACTGCGAATATCTGTGAGCTTGATTGGTAGTCGCATCTCCATTGGCTTCACCTACCTTATGACAAAGAAGGAGGAGTGTTACATTAGTCATTGCAATAAAGTATGAGATTGAAAACGCACAATGTGAACACTAACATGTCCTTCATTCATAGAACCATTCAGTGTCCCCAACCCTCGTGATCACGCACAATGATGATCTCTCACTAGTATAGATCATGGACTACAACTCCTACCCTCCTGGCTACTATAAGGGACTTTGTGCTAtgagaccctttttttttttttttcctttgggcgATGTGCTGAAATTAaatctttttgttgtttttctattaACAATGGTTTTTGTGATCTTTGTCCTAATTCTGTGTCCATGTTTGGTCCTTGGTGTGAACTGGGACGCTAAGGCATGAAATATAAAATGTGATGATGTGGCGAGAATTTACCTCAATCTGTTGTCATGTTAGTTCTCAATAAATTACCCAATCTATGTCTGAGGCCCCGTAGTAACACCTGCCTTTTACTGGGGTTATTGTGGAGTCTGGTGGAGACAGCCATATACCATAGGATGTGCGTACAGACTAGAGACTCCTTGGGAATGTTAATATAATATGTCCATACGTATGTGAGGTAATATGAAACCTCCGAAAGTCGCCCCCTATAATAAAATGATGGAGAAGAGAAGACCAGATTTTACCTATAGTAATGTCATACTCAAACACGGGGGACTTGAATCTGCCCCTTTTTATGTTACCTTTTTATGATCCTAAATGATATAAAAGATTTTCTGTATATTgccaaaagtatgtgaaccccctGACCATCCAACTTATAGTATAATGTCTGTATATGCcatagtacactgtctaccaataagtaattggacacctgtggtccgagcggcaccagcggcaattacagcctcagccctgcgggcatgctttccacaagtccttgtatgacggttaGTGGTggtttattccattcagcttggagaaggctggtaagttctttcaccgattttggacggctgctgcaccccttagttccgcgatccagctcatcccagaggtgctcgataggattcaagtctgggctctgggcaggccagtctagtcggttaacctgattgtcactgtaccaagccatgttagacctcgctacatgacagctggcgttgccatcctggaagtaacattggtctgacccatagaaccgccataatgtgggaagcacactgttatctaaaatagtgcaataggtatcagcgttgagtttaccatgcactgggaccaggTGTCCCAGTCCATGCCGGGAAAAACCACCCCCAGACTATAACTCCACCTCTGccaaactttactgggtgtccaaatacttattggtagacagtgtataggaaATATCGGGACCGAACCATAAGAACTGGCCCCAGACCATTACGCCTCCTCCAGCACATTGTACAGTAGTCACTATGTATTCCAGCAGGGTAATGTCCTTCCGGCATCCATTACACTGCCAGATAGTGACCCGACAAACATCTCTATTTGGCTGCAGCCATTCCACCATGAGAGCCCATTTAATAAAGTTCCTGGCACCCTCTGACTTTtagtaatggcggcatcatgtGTATAGTCACCAAGCTCCTCAGTACCATCcacaccactactactactaatgctGGTCTCTGGAGATGACATGGCTGTGTGCTGCATTATACACTATGTGAttaaaagtatccggacacctggctgaaaatgacgtacaagttggtggcgccctccatcggtaatgttggaattcaatatggtgttggcccacccttagccttgatgacagcttccactctcgcaggcatacgttcaatcaggtgctggaaggtttcttggggaatggcagcccattcttcacggagtgctgcactgaggagaggtatcgatgtaggtcggtgaggcctggcacaagttggcgttccaaaacatcccaaaggtgttctataggattcaagtcaggactctgtgcaggccagtccattacagagatgttattgtggtgtaacctctccgccacaggccgtgcagtatgaacaggtgctcgatcgtgttggaagatgcaatcgccatccccgaattgctcttcaacagtggggagcaagaaggtgtttaatacatcaatgtaggcctgtgctgtgatagtgccacgcaaaacaacaaggggtgcaagccccctccattaccgatggGGGGctccacgaacttgtaagtcattttcagccaggtgtctggatacttttgatcacatagtgtatgtaccTGGAATAAGCCGGACACCCAGCAGCACCTTGCAGGCTACTGTCCCTGTCTGAATTCCACAAAGCATCTCACTGGATGTTCAAGGATAAGACTTATGTCTGATCACTGCAAACGCCACCCAgggttatgtttgtttgttttttctatatTTCTCCTTTACCAATAGAGATACTAAATATATGGGCACAAGACATGTAGTGTAAGGTCATGGGATGGAGGCAAAGGCTACAACTGAGGCCCCTATAATGTGTTGGAGGAAACCATTGATGAAGTACTGTGAGGATCGATACAGAGGCTCAGATACACTGCTACATGATATATACTGACTTAACTTTAATGTTTCCATTAGAAGTCAGGGCACGAGTTGTAAATATGGccctatgatgatgatgatgatgatgatgatgagaggcCTTCAGTCACGGAGCAATGTCTTCTCTTTCCTTGAGCTAGTGATGTAGAGACATATGATATTACATGAAAATGGCTGGCAGGCCTAGCAAATGTCAAGTCAGTGATAAGAACAGAGACCATGTCcggactcgttcacacggggacatggacgctgattttgacagctgatttcgcggccaaatcagcctccataaaatgtagccctatgtgaattgctagcttttttttttctgctagctttttttattgctagctttttttgctagcagaaaaagaagtgacatgacctttcttcaggcgtttaacgcctgaaaaaatgaataggagtctatggggcactgaaaaaaccgctagcggtttttggtcgcttatttttgcagctgttttggcaaaaacagcgactgaaaccactagcggttttttttatcatgtacttttttgtaatgcaaaaaaaaaaaagcttaaaaaaaacagtgactgaaaaagcgtcaaaaacagtgtcaaaaacagcgtccaatgcaaaaaacagtgtccaaaaaaagcgacgctgaaaaatcagtgacaaaatcagctaggcttttttcacgtgtgaactaagccattGGATACGTCTCACTACAAAAAGTCCGGTGAATGCGTCAAAGGATGCAGTCCCAGGATGCAGCAGGAAATCCACATAATTTgtgaagacgcaaagaagacctgctcctgaagaagatggaggcggcactggagagttctctcgcagcattggggacgcccccagtgctgtttgagtgctggggcccgccccagtgctgtgagagaactcatttgcataccggcgaaaaaggggatttctacggaatggcgatgcggagaaggcatctaaaggtaggagacgaatcggctattcctacgtgataagcagaaaaaattcagtttaaatgataggatccctttaatacatgtGACGTAATACAATGCACTGAGCAGAAACACAGCTATGGCCACTGGGTGGCATCATCGCGCACAAAACTCTAAGCCTGTACTACACAACATGGCCACAAGATGTCAGTGTGGCGCACATCATGCCGGCGGCCTCTTCCTGTGACCTGTGAGGGGTCAGTGTGTCTCCTCCACGTGACTCTTCAGTGTCTGCAGGTAAGTAATGGCTTTTGTATATTGCACATTGCAACGAGTCCTCCAGCTCTGCATCCGTCTGTGTCCTCATACACCTCAATactactgatacactgtaacaatgaCTGCTGTTCATAATGCAAGGGCATTgtgggacttgtagtgctacaAGTGCTGAGGGTACAGGGTGTCTTGTTAGAATGATCAGAACTGTTATATCCTGACTGCATTAGTGCACTTTATGGAGAGCAGGGGGCTCGGGACCCTCATTCTAATGAGCACTGGGGTCCACCAACCACCACTCTTGATAGGCTTTATTTTGCTTGGGGTGCCCCCTATCTGATACTCTCTATCTGGCTAACCATATCATGAGGTTTCTTACACGAATGAATGCTTGCAAAGGGGGATGGTACTGCTCCTTTAAATTTCACAGTGCCCCTAGTTTTGGGGTCCTCTGTGTCTCCCCTCCACAGGCTGTACTTCTGTGAATCAGAAGTCTGCCGCACTCTATTCATTGTCCACCCCCATGTATGGTCGGCAGAACAGAGTCACAGTACTGGGCAGGCAGGGACCAAGAGGTCCAGAGCTGGTCAAAGGTCAGGGTGCCATGGTGGCCATATTGAGGACCTTTCTCTGACTTAAGGGGGCGCGGGCCACACTGCACTGCATAGAAATACAGAGCGTTCCCATGCTGTATTTATCTGCAACCTTGCTCAATAAAGTGCTGTGCCCCCTCCTACCCTTTATATCAGGAAGGGTCCTCAGCACTACCACAtgacacatttaaaggggttgtggaaCGGTAGCCACAGCACTTAATCAAATGTTCCAGCCTCTTGAAACAGCTGATAATCAGGGGTTCTGGGAGTAAGACCCCTGGTGGTCTtcaagtgatgacctatcctaaggaaaaaaGTTCTTACCTGTAAGCGTGACctgtaaaggggtttccaggactacAATATTGActgcagtgccatacattgtatagtggctgtgcttggtattgcagctcagccccattcacttgaataaggccatgtgactgatggatGTCACAGCCTGAGAAGACAGAGTGGAGTTCACTATCATAGTCTTGAACAACTTATTAAAAGGAAACTGCTCTTTATTCAAAGGATTGGTGGTAACTTGTTGATGGGTGAGGGTCTGAGCACTGGGACCCGCACGATCACAAGAACTGGGGTGGTTTTCTGGTCATAAAGGTACGCCTACCCCTCTATTCATTTTGATGGTGTGCTATCTATGTTGGCAGTTCCCATAAAAATGACTGGAGTATGGGTGTGTATTTCCGACctgcaaatccattcaaacagGGGTACAAAACACCCCAATTCTTGTGAGCAGCCAGATTCCCACCAATCACCAGGTTACTGGACTAACCCTTTAAGGCAGAGCCTTGCATAAGACTCTATAGGTTGCGCTTATGGACATTCAGAGGGTCACTGTTAACTTTCTCCAACAGGAAGACCCCAGGATGGACCTCTGACGTTTCATTGCTGAAGGTGCGTTACAGATAAGATGAGACTGGGCCGCACAGTTCTGCTCTCCGGGGCTTCCCTCGCATTTGGAGTTGCACTTGGTGCTGGACTGACAAGCTGGAAACACCAAAATGAGTCTGGTCCTAAAATCCTCTATCCCCCTATAGTCCAGGCCGCCTCTGATGTGTCTCTGCCACCTCCTTCTGGGATCACCCGCTTTGGTTTACCAGGACTGAGTCAGCTCAAGACCCGCCAGTCTCATGTATTGAGCTATGACCCCAGACTCCGAGGCCCAGCCTGGGTTTTGGAGCAGCTTAATAGTGAACGAATAAAGGGCAGCGCCAACCGTGAGGGATCTGAATTCCGAGAAGATGAGTCTGTGCACCCATATCACCGGGCGACCAACTCTGACTACCGCGGCAGCGGCTTCGACCGCGGGCATCTGGCTGCTGCGGCCAATCATAAATGGAGCCAGAAGGCAATGGATGAGACCTTCATACTGAGCAATATTTACCCACAGGTTAGTTTTTTGTAACCATTGTGTTATACCTCTAGCTgtgagggcatgctgggagttgtggtctgCAACAGCTTGAGTTACAGATTGGAGATCATGGGAGTGGGGTAAGGCCTCATTCAGATGGCTATAATGAAGCTACAGGTAATGCAGGGCAGGCGCCGTCTACTCATCTAGCACTATAGTGATCTACATCCAGGTCTTGGGGCTGCAACACAGACACGAAAATGAAGCTGAATTACCTCAGTCTGAACGAAGCCTGGGTGGCTTATAAGTTTTTCATGGGGACAACTTCAGACCCCAGCACCATAGATAGGGAGGCACAAGGTGGGTGGGGGGATTGCAGTCAAATCAATGGGGATGAGTTCCAATGCCAGACACAAGATAAGGGGAAAATTTCATACCCCTGTATGACtggtaaagattttttttttttttttaccaaaaatgtgagcagaagacaggacaTATATATTATGTTTGGCAAAAATATAtctggtcctcacattgtctacCTATATAAaagtgtgaatagggccttaaagAAACACTGTATATTTTGAGAAAACTGCAACATATGAATACAGCCTGATAAAATATTGTATCCAAAGCTATTGCAGTACCATATTGGAGGCGGTGCTGTATATTGGTGTGTGCCCATAAGTAGTCCGCAGATGTCCTGCCACAAGTGTGTATGTAACGTGACCGCACGATTATACAATATCATTCTGCTTTCATTAGTGGCACATGTGGATATCACTCTATGaacatgcaccctaagggtccattcacacgaagtttTGAAAAAAcgcgtcagaatccatgtggaaaaaaaaaaagcctcccattgacttcaacaggagacttttttttccacattaagggtgcattcacactacggatacgctgactgattctgaacgttaaaacacgttcagaatcagcgtgtataaagcagatcccattcattacaatggggagccggcatacgagtgc contains:
- the ENDOG gene encoding endonuclease G, mitochondrial translates to MRLGRTVLLSGASLAFGVALGAGLTSWKHQNESGPKILYPPIVQAASDVSLPPPSGITRFGLPGLSQLKTRQSHVLSYDPRLRGPAWVLEQLNSERIKGSANREGSEFREDESVHPYHRATNSDYRGSGFDRGHLAAAANHKWSQKAMDETFILSNIYPQNPNLNQHAWNNLEKYCRGLTKSNKNVYVCTGPLFLPKMEADGKMYVKYQVIGANHVAVPTHFFKVVVLEKYNGEIELRPYVMPNCPVDDRIPLDRFLVPIETIERAAGLLFVPNILKGTNTLKAITAGGK